One window from the genome of Carnobacteriaceae bacterium zg-84 encodes:
- the alr gene encoding alanine racemase yields MNPAIHRPATVTIHLDRLAFNIDMIKQHLTKDKAFFAVVKANAYGHGAIEIAKKAQACGVDGFCVAMLDEALELRHAGITKPILVLGLTQICDVPLAIEYDISLTVTSLIFLKEAQVHIKKGRLKVHLALNTGMNRLGLQTKEDVITFEQGVLEMKNIDFEGVFTHFATADGEDDNKVKQQCRLFETLLSVLTTRPKYIHLANSAMTLWRETVETDIVRVGIGMYGVNPSDFALKLPYPLKPVLTWETEISFVHRLKQGESVSYGAKYIAKQDEWIATLPIGYADGFRRALGTQSVYIGDEKCDVVGVVCMDQMMIRISQPYPIGTKVELIGEHNTASSLAVSIGTIGYEILCGISDRVPRIYVE; encoded by the coding sequence ATGAACCCAGCAATACACAGACCTGCCACTGTTACGATTCATTTAGACAGATTGGCATTTAATATTGACATGATAAAGCAACATCTGACAAAGGACAAAGCATTTTTTGCAGTTGTGAAAGCAAATGCCTACGGGCATGGTGCTATTGAAATTGCAAAAAAAGCACAAGCGTGTGGAGTAGACGGGTTTTGTGTTGCCATGTTAGATGAAGCGTTGGAACTACGACACGCAGGTATTACAAAACCTATTTTAGTCTTAGGTTTAACACAAATTTGTGATGTACCATTAGCTATTGAATATGATATTTCACTGACCGTAACAAGTTTGATATTTTTGAAAGAGGCACAAGTTCATATAAAAAAAGGTCGTTTAAAAGTACACTTGGCGTTAAACACGGGAATGAATCGACTAGGGTTACAAACCAAAGAGGATGTCATCACCTTTGAGCAAGGTGTTTTGGAAATGAAGAATATTGATTTTGAAGGTGTTTTTACACATTTTGCAACAGCAGATGGCGAAGATGATAACAAAGTCAAACAACAGTGTCGCTTATTTGAAACATTATTAAGTGTTTTGACAACACGTCCAAAATATATACATTTAGCCAATTCGGCAATGACACTATGGCGAGAAACCGTTGAAACAGATATTGTACGTGTAGGGATTGGGATGTATGGTGTGAATCCGTCAGACTTTGCTTTAAAACTGCCGTACCCATTGAAACCGGTACTCACATGGGAAACAGAAATTAGTTTTGTACATCGCTTAAAACAAGGTGAATCGGTTAGTTACGGTGCTAAGTATATTGCAAAACAAGATGAATGGATTGCCACATTACCTATTGGATATGCAGACGGATTTCGTCGAGCACTAGGCACACAAAGTGTGTATATAGGTGATGAAAAATGTGATGTTGTAGGTGTTGTTTGTATGGATCAAATGATGATACGTATTAGTCAACCATATCCTATCGGGACAAAAGTCGAGTTAATTGGTGAACACAATACCGCATCAAGTTTAGCTGTTAGCATAGGAACGATTGGCTATGAAATTTTATGCGGTATTTCAGATAGAGTGCCACGTATCTATGTTGAGTAA
- a CDS encoding IS1182 family transposase: MFYKETHPNDEIILNTLSELVPKDHLLRKIDKSIDFNFIYEITSPYYSHTNGRNSLDPVVLFKLVFLKDIYGIKSMRETIKRVETDVAFRWFLNLPFSKPTPHYSTFSQNYSRRFQGTSVFEDIFNTIVHQAISHHLISGTALFTDSTHIKANANKNKFRNAVMETVQERKRDLENEINAEREAIGKKPFSYTDKIISKNIKESTTDKESGYYHRDNKEKGFMYLDHRSVDGKHNFIVDCFITPGNVHDSVPYVSRLTYIMDKFKFDVNCVALDSGYYKKDILKFLEEKKIFSVIGYRRFHRNPDHKFFRYDSSRDCFTDTRTGEIYTYRNIDRQGYKQYRISDNSNKRILRRAIDADVYDRCRERRLSTFGKALYKRRKETIERSFADSKQNHGYRFA; encoded by the coding sequence ATGTTTTATAAAGAAACTCACCCAAATGATGAAATCATATTAAACACATTGTCCGAATTAGTACCAAAAGACCATTTACTACGTAAAATTGATAAATCAATTGATTTCAATTTTATTTATGAGATTACTTCTCCTTATTATAGCCATACGAATGGTCGCAATAGTTTAGACCCTGTTGTTTTATTTAAATTGGTCTTTTTAAAAGATATTTATGGCATTAAATCCATGCGAGAAACCATTAAACGTGTCGAAACGGATGTAGCGTTTAGATGGTTTTTAAACCTCCCTTTCTCTAAACCTACCCCACATTATTCTACTTTCTCTCAAAATTATAGTCGCCGTTTTCAAGGGACTTCTGTGTTTGAAGATATATTTAATACTATTGTACACCAAGCTATCTCACATCATTTAATTAGCGGCACAGCTTTATTCACAGATTCCACACACATTAAAGCAAACGCCAATAAAAATAAATTTAGAAACGCCGTTATGGAAACCGTTCAAGAACGTAAGCGAGATTTAGAAAACGAAATCAACGCCGAACGAGAAGCTATTGGAAAAAAGCCTTTTAGCTACACAGATAAAATCATCTCTAAAAACATAAAAGAAAGTACGACTGATAAAGAAAGCGGCTATTACCATCGGGATAATAAAGAAAAAGGATTTATGTACTTAGACCATCGTAGTGTAGATGGTAAACACAATTTTATTGTAGACTGCTTTATTACACCGGGGAACGTGCATGATAGTGTACCGTATGTGTCGCGATTAACATATATCATGGATAAATTTAAGTTTGATGTGAATTGTGTCGCGTTAGATAGCGGATATTATAAAAAAGACATTTTAAAATTTTTAGAAGAGAAAAAGATATTTTCTGTGATTGGGTATAGACGTTTTCATCGCAATCCTGACCATAAGTTTTTTCGATATGATTCATCTAGAGATTGTTTTACGGATACACGTACGGGAGAAATTTATACCTACAGAAACATTGATAGACAAGGATATAAACAGTATCGTATAAGCGATAACAGTAATAAACGGATACTACGTCGCGCGATAGATGCTGATGTATACGATAGATGTCGTGAACGTCGATTATCTACGTTTGGGAAAGCACTATATAAACGACGGAAAGAAACGATTGAGCGTAGCTTTGCAGACTCTAAACAAAATCATGGGTATCGGTTTGCATAA
- a CDS encoding QueT transporter family protein — protein sequence MKKLSIKEQVYLALMAGVYVALTLGTPVISMAYGAIQFRISEFLNHLLIYNKKYIISLGIGVAIVNSFSTFGIYDVIFGTGATLLCSVLSIAAFKFIKSKLGRFIFNTLNFSFVGMIPITFLIIYIGQAEEAFFTLYGPLVLSELIIMTASGILLYTLDKKIDLKKYIG from the coding sequence ATGAAAAAGTTGTCTATTAAAGAGCAAGTTTATCTTGCTTTAATGGCAGGTGTTTATGTTGCTTTAACATTGGGAACACCTGTTATTTCTATGGCATACGGAGCCATTCAATTCCGTATTTCTGAATTTTTAAATCATTTATTGATTTACAACAAAAAATATATTATTTCATTAGGTATCGGTGTTGCTATTGTTAATTCTTTTTCAACATTTGGTATTTACGACGTTATTTTTGGAACAGGTGCTACATTACTATGCTCCGTTCTTTCCATTGCGGCATTCAAATTTATTAAATCTAAACTCGGGCGTTTTATTTTTAATACACTAAATTTTTCTTTTGTCGGTATGATACCTATTACATTTTTAATCATCTATATTGGACAAGCTGAAGAAGCATTCTTCACTTTATATGGACCACTTGTCTTAAGCGAATTGATTATTATGACAGCTAGCGGTATTTTATTATATACTCTTGATAAAAAAATAGATTTGAAAAAATATATAGGATAA
- a CDS encoding thioredoxin family protein, with protein MKKTFIPYYISIFFVLISLSLIFNLFRQHDKATALLHEKQEMIDKKEMERQHIQEKYSDVYYTLNSLLPSTFEEKMANQDTFYVYIGRPTCADCQFFEPFFIKEIQRRQLHSSIFYVNVLPVHQDKEKWTVFKQTYHISGTPVVAKVEKGVITDKLDFEEMQGITPKQLSDWLDKQSFQP; from the coding sequence ATGAAAAAAACGTTTATTCCTTATTACATCAGTATCTTCTTTGTCCTCATTAGTCTTTCACTTATTTTTAATCTCTTTCGTCAACACGATAAAGCAACAGCTTTATTGCATGAAAAACAAGAAATGATTGACAAAAAAGAAATGGAACGACAGCACATACAAGAAAAATATAGTGATGTCTACTATACATTAAATAGCTTATTACCGAGTACATTTGAAGAAAAAATGGCAAATCAAGACACATTTTATGTCTACATTGGTAGACCAACATGTGCTGATTGTCAATTTTTTGAGCCTTTCTTTATAAAAGAGATTCAAAGAAGACAATTACACTCATCTATTTTTTATGTCAATGTCTTGCCGGTTCATCAAGACAAAGAAAAATGGACAGTATTTAAACAAACTTATCACATTAGCGGTACGCCCGTTGTCGCTAAAGTAGAAAAAGGTGTCATAACGGATAAATTAGATTTTGAAGAAATGCAAGGTATTACTCCAAAACAATTAAGTGATTGGTTGGATAAACAATCGTTCCAACCGTAA
- the tkt gene encoding transketolase produces the protein MSTKSVNAIRFLGVDAINKAKSGHPGVVMGAAPMAYALYANHFHVNPEQPKWFNRDRFVLSAGHGSALLYALLHLSQFKDVTIDELKQFRQLHSKTPGHPEYGYTQGVDATSGPLGQGISTAIGMAVAERYLAAQYNKPEFPVVDHYTYAICGDGDFMEGVSAEASSYAGQQKLGKLIALYDSNDICLDGKTEDALTESVRKRYDAYGWHTLLVEDGNDVEALSKAIEEAKKDPRPSLIEVKTIIGFGSKKQGTNAVHGAPLGEEDTAYAREQLGWDYAPFEVPEDVYADFDEHVVKRGKQAYDKWIDLVEKYKATYPELAQAFDRVVNDDVLTELKENDFPVYEVGFNQATRNSSQDALNAIAKVSAQFLGGSADLAHSNMTYIKEDTLQDDTNRTQRNIQFGVREFAMGTILNGMTLHGGVRVYGGTFFVFSDYLKGAIRLAAIQKLPVTYVFTHDSIAVGEDGPTHEPIEHLAALRALPNINVIRPADARETQGAWYLAATSTQTPTALVLTRQALPVLENTSFENVSKGAYVVYETSETPDYLLLASGSEVSLCIEAAKVLKEEGKAVRVVSMPCFELFDKQSADYKESILPSNVTKRFAVEMAATMPWYKYVGLQGSVLGIDSFGESGPANDLLKHFGFTVDNVVEQVKKLG, from the coding sequence GTGTCTACAAAATCAGTAAATGCAATACGTTTTTTAGGAGTTGATGCTATCAATAAAGCAAAATCAGGACACCCTGGTGTTGTTATGGGAGCGGCTCCAATGGCGTATGCTCTTTATGCAAATCATTTCCATGTTAATCCAGAGCAACCTAAATGGTTCAACCGTGATCGCTTTGTATTATCTGCGGGACATGGTTCAGCATTATTATACGCTTTATTGCATTTAAGCCAATTTAAAGATGTTACGATTGATGAATTAAAACAATTCCGTCAATTACATTCTAAAACACCAGGACACCCTGAGTATGGCTATACACAAGGGGTTGATGCTACATCTGGTCCATTAGGGCAAGGTATTTCTACAGCTATTGGTATGGCTGTTGCAGAGCGTTATTTAGCTGCACAATATAATAAACCAGAATTTCCTGTTGTAGATCATTACACATATGCTATTTGTGGTGACGGTGATTTTATGGAAGGGGTTAGTGCAGAAGCAAGTTCTTATGCAGGACAACAAAAATTAGGAAAACTAATTGCTTTATATGATTCAAATGATATTTGTTTGGACGGTAAAACAGAAGATGCTTTAACAGAAAGTGTACGTAAAAGATACGATGCATACGGTTGGCATACACTTTTAGTTGAAGACGGAAATGATGTAGAAGCATTGTCAAAAGCAATTGAAGAAGCAAAAAAAGATCCACGTCCATCGTTAATTGAAGTAAAAACAATTATTGGTTTTGGTTCTAAAAAACAGGGCACAAATGCTGTGCACGGTGCTCCTTTAGGTGAGGAAGACACAGCGTATGCACGTGAACAATTAGGTTGGGACTATGCTCCATTTGAAGTACCAGAAGATGTTTATGCTGATTTTGATGAACATGTTGTCAAACGTGGAAAACAAGCCTATGACAAATGGATAGATTTAGTTGAAAAATATAAAGCTACTTATCCAGAATTAGCACAAGCATTTGACCGTGTTGTAAACGATGATGTGTTAACAGAATTAAAAGAAAATGATTTTCCGGTATATGAAGTTGGTTTTAATCAAGCGACACGTAATTCGTCACAAGATGCCTTAAATGCGATTGCTAAAGTATCTGCACAATTTTTAGGTGGTTCTGCTGACTTAGCACATTCTAATATGACATACATTAAAGAAGATACATTACAAGACGATACAAATCGTACACAACGTAATATTCAGTTTGGTGTTCGTGAATTTGCGATGGGAACTATTTTAAATGGGATGACTTTACACGGAGGTGTACGTGTGTATGGTGGCACATTCTTCGTCTTTAGTGACTATCTAAAAGGTGCTATTCGTTTAGCAGCTATTCAAAAATTGCCAGTTACGTATGTCTTTACACATGACAGTATTGCCGTAGGGGAAGACGGCCCAACACATGAACCGATTGAGCATTTAGCAGCATTAAGAGCATTACCGAATATAAATGTTATTCGTCCGGCAGATGCAAGAGAAACACAAGGAGCATGGTACTTAGCAGCAACATCAACACAAACGCCAACAGCATTGGTGTTAACAAGACAAGCATTACCTGTACTAGAAAATACATCTTTTGAAAATGTATCAAAAGGTGCGTATGTTGTCTATGAAACAAGTGAAACACCAGACTATTTATTATTAGCATCTGGTTCAGAAGTATCATTGTGTATTGAAGCAGCTAAAGTGTTAAAAGAAGAAGGCAAAGCTGTACGTGTTGTCAGCATGCCATGTTTTGAATTATTTGACAAACAATCTGCTGATTATAAAGAAAGTATTTTACCAAGCAATGTGACAAAACGTTTTGCTGTTGAAATGGCTGCAACAATGCCATGGTATAAATATGTAGGTTTACAAGGATCTGTTTTAGGGATTGATAGTTTTGGAGAAAGTGGTCCAGCAAATGATTTATTAAAACACTTCGGATTTACAGTTGATAATGTGGTTGAACAAGTGAAAAAATTAGGATAA
- the trkA gene encoding Trk system potassium transporter TrkA, translated as MDIVIVGAGKVGQTLCEELSQIHNVVMIDLSSNLVDELMNKYDITGMVGNGASIDTQKEAGVEHADIFIAATDSDEVNLISATLAKKLGVRHTVSRVRNPEYAKQLDFMRNALGISLIINPEMAAAMDIARAIRYASASNVETLAGNRASLVEVDITDKSTLNGLSLSDFRTKYGSVLVCIIDRDGDVFIPSGSDTLQANDKIYVAGLPKDMTTFHRQIGNSEKAIKSVFVLGGGKIAYYLFKLLEHTHMDMKVIEHNLEKCEQLSAEYPALKVIHADGTNPDILDEQGLENYDAFVSLTGVDEENLIASIYADKKGVRKVITKMSRTNILKVLDTKQLKKIVTPKNLIASQISRFVRSRANAQGSRVEALYRVAQGKVEVLMFKVSEQCHILDRQIKDMPLKKNLLIAYILRQGKIIYANGRDSLQADDKVIVITTNKHFSDLEDILDK; from the coding sequence ATGGACATTGTAATTGTTGGTGCTGGAAAAGTTGGTCAAACATTATGCGAAGAATTATCGCAAATTCATAATGTGGTGATGATTGACTTATCATCAAATTTAGTAGATGAACTAATGAATAAATACGATATTACAGGTATGGTTGGAAATGGGGCAAGTATTGACACGCAAAAAGAAGCTGGTGTGGAACATGCGGATATTTTTATTGCAGCAACAGATTCAGATGAAGTCAATTTAATTTCTGCTACTTTAGCGAAAAAACTAGGTGTACGACATACCGTATCTCGTGTACGAAATCCAGAATATGCAAAACAACTAGACTTTATGAGAAATGCGCTAGGTATTTCTTTAATTATCAATCCAGAAATGGCAGCGGCAATGGATATTGCTAGAGCAATTCGCTATGCCTCAGCATCAAATGTTGAAACATTGGCAGGAAATAGAGCCTCTCTTGTTGAGGTAGACATCACAGACAAATCTACCTTAAATGGTTTGAGTTTAAGTGATTTTAGAACAAAATATGGTTCTGTTTTAGTTTGTATTATTGATAGAGATGGCGATGTCTTTATTCCATCTGGTAGTGATACATTACAAGCTAACGATAAAATCTATGTGGCAGGATTGCCAAAGGATATGACGACGTTTCATCGACAAATTGGGAACAGTGAAAAAGCCATTAAATCTGTTTTTGTTTTGGGCGGTGGGAAAATTGCATATTATTTATTCAAATTGTTAGAGCATACACACATGGATATGAAAGTTATTGAACATAATTTAGAAAAATGTGAACAATTAAGTGCGGAATATCCAGCATTAAAAGTCATTCATGCAGACGGAACAAATCCGGATATTTTAGATGAACAAGGTTTAGAAAATTATGATGCTTTTGTGTCTTTAACAGGAGTTGATGAAGAAAATTTAATTGCGTCTATTTATGCAGATAAAAAAGGTGTACGTAAAGTTATTACGAAAATGAGCCGTACAAATATTTTAAAAGTATTAGATACAAAACAATTAAAGAAAATTGTAACACCTAAAAACTTGATTGCTAGTCAAATTTCTCGATTTGTTCGTTCACGTGCCAATGCACAAGGTTCACGTGTTGAAGCGTTGTATCGTGTTGCACAAGGTAAGGTTGAAGTACTCATGTTTAAAGTATCTGAACAGTGTCATATTTTAGATAGACAAATTAAAGATATGCCATTGAAGAAAAATTTATTGATTGCGTATATTTTAAGACAAGGAAAAATTATTTATGCGAATGGACGAGATAGTTTACAAGCAGATGATAAAGTCATTGTTATTACAACAAATAAACATTTTTCTGATTTAGAAGATATTTTGGATAAATAG
- a CDS encoding TrkH family potassium uptake protein, protein MNRKIIIYLIGKLLLVEALLLLAPLFVSLIYQEDWKYISAYLMTIGLLLSLSCIMSLKNPKGITLRARDGAVIVALGWILLAFFGGLPFVFSGDIPSLVDAFFETASGFTTTGSSILTTLAPLSKSNLFWRSFTHLIGGMGVLVFTLAILPDSKADSAQLLRAEVPGPVFGKLVSKLSDTARILYAIYLSLTLILILILVLGGVPLYDSMLLSFGTAGTGGFAINDAGFSIYANPAFVEYVIGIGMLIFGINFNLFFLMMIGYAKAAFKDEELHYYLGIVIIAILLITLSLAPNWATLEETFRHVLFTVASIVTTTGYATANFGEWTLFAQVIVLILMFIGGCAGSTAGGMKVSRIVMYIKEAVSEMKRLGHSNRIVTTKFNGKALRKSDSTKVSNYLQIYLLTFILLLICVSIEAPDFLTAFSSVAATFNNIGPGLAAVGPISNFAFYSDMTKIILSLSMIAGRLEIYPIIILLAPSTLKKLFKGNKAH, encoded by the coding sequence ATGAATCGAAAAATTATTATTTATTTAATAGGAAAATTATTACTAGTTGAAGCATTATTATTATTGGCACCACTTTTTGTATCCCTAATTTATCAAGAAGATTGGAAATACATATCGGCTTATTTAATGACCATAGGATTATTACTCTCATTAAGTTGTATCATGTCATTAAAAAATCCAAAAGGCATTACACTACGTGCTAGAGATGGTGCTGTTATTGTCGCATTGGGTTGGATTTTACTCGCCTTTTTTGGAGGTTTGCCATTTGTCTTTTCAGGAGATATTCCATCTCTTGTCGACGCATTTTTTGAAACAGCAAGTGGATTTACGACAACTGGTTCCAGCATTTTAACAACACTAGCTCCATTGTCCAAATCAAATTTATTTTGGAGAAGTTTTACTCACTTAATCGGCGGTATGGGTGTGCTTGTTTTTACGTTAGCAATTTTGCCAGATTCTAAAGCAGATTCCGCACAATTACTGCGAGCTGAAGTTCCCGGACCTGTTTTTGGAAAACTCGTATCGAAATTAAGCGATACAGCACGTATTTTATATGCGATTTATTTATCTTTAACACTTATTTTAATACTTATTTTAGTATTAGGTGGCGTACCGCTATATGACTCAATGCTATTATCATTCGGTACAGCAGGAACAGGTGGTTTTGCCATTAACGATGCAGGATTTTCTATTTATGCCAATCCAGCTTTTGTTGAATACGTGATTGGTATTGGTATGCTTATATTTGGTATTAACTTTAATTTATTCTTTTTAATGATGATTGGTTATGCCAAAGCTGCTTTTAAAGATGAAGAGTTACATTACTATTTAGGTATCGTTATTATTGCCATTTTACTGATTACGCTATCTTTAGCACCAAATTGGGCTACGCTAGAAGAAACGTTTAGACATGTGTTGTTTACAGTAGCATCTATTGTAACGACAACGGGATATGCAACAGCTAACTTTGGAGAATGGACATTGTTTGCTCAAGTGATTGTGTTAATTTTAATGTTTATTGGCGGCTGTGCAGGTTCTACGGCAGGGGGTATGAAAGTATCTCGTATTGTGATGTATATAAAAGAAGCTGTTTCTGAAATGAAGCGTTTAGGGCATTCAAACCGTATTGTAACGACAAAATTCAATGGGAAAGCATTACGAAAATCAGATAGTACAAAAGTATCGAATTATTTACAAATATATCTATTAACCTTTATTCTTTTATTGATTTGTGTGTCTATTGAAGCCCCAGATTTTCTAACGGCATTTTCAAGTGTTGCAGCAACATTTAATAATATAGGCCCTGGATTAGCAGCGGTTGGTCCTATTTCTAATTTTGCATTTTACTCGGATATGACAAAAATCATTTTATCGTTGAGTATGATAGCAGGACGTTTGGAAATATATCCAATTATTATTTTATTGGCGCCATCAACGCTTAAAAAATTATTTAAAGGAAATAAAGCTCATTAG
- a CDS encoding IS1182 family transposase, protein MFYKETHPNDEIILNTLSELVPKDHLLRKIDKSIDFNFIYKITSPYYSHTNGRNSLDPVVLFKLVFLKDIYGIKSMRETIKRVETDVAFRWFLNLPFSKPTPHYSTFSQNYIRRFQGTSVFEDIFNTIVHQAISHHLISGTALFTDSTHIKANANKNKFRNAVIEVVQERKRDLENEINAEREAIGKKPFHYTDKTISKTIKESTTDKESGYYHRDNKEKGFMYLDHRSVDGKHNFIVDCFITPGNVHDSVPYVSRLTYIMDKFKFDVNCVALDSGYYKKDILKFLEEKKIFSVIGYRRFHRNPDHKFFRYDSSRDCFTDTRTGEIYTYRNIDRQGYKQYRISDNSNKRILRRAIDADVYDRCRERRLSTFGKALYKRRKETIERSFADSKQNHGYRFAQYRGVAKMQQYTWLSCAAQNMKKMAILLTRDSHFLQYSFLFIIFKCKIQRIFQNWKNTLDFLSLLSTI, encoded by the coding sequence ATGTTTTATAAAGAAACTCACCCAAATGATGAAATCATATTAAACACATTGTCCGAATTAGTACCAAAAGACCATTTACTACGTAAAATTGATAAATCAATTGATTTCAATTTTATTTATAAGATTACTTCTCCTTATTATAGCCATACGAATGGTCGCAATAGTTTAGACCCTGTTGTTTTATTTAAATTGGTCTTTTTAAAAGATATTTATGGCATTAAATCCATGCGGGAAACCATTAAACGTGTCGAAACGGATGTAGCGTTTAGATGGTTTTTAAACCTCCCTTTCTCTAAACCTACCCCACATTATTCTACTTTCTCTCAAAATTATATTCGCCGTTTTCAAGGGACGTCTGTGTTTGAAGATATATTCAACACTATTGTACACCAAGCTATCTCACATCATTTAATTAGCGGCACAGCCTTATTCACAGATTCCACACACATTAAAGCAAACGCCAATAAAAATAAATTTAGAAACGCCGTTATTGAAGTGGTTCAAGAACGTAAGCGAGATTTAGAAAACGAAATCAACGCCGAACGAGAAGCTATTGGAAAAAAGCCGTTTCATTACACCGATAAAACCATCTCTAAAACGATTAAAGAAAGTACGACTGATAAAGAAAGCGGCTATTACCATCGGGATAATAAAGAAAAAGGATTTATGTACTTAGACCATCGTAGTGTCGATGGTAAACATAACTTTATTGTGGACTGCTTTATTACACCGGGGAACGTGCATGATAGCGTACCGTATGTGTCGCGATTAACATATATCATGGATAAATTTAAGTTTGATGTGAATTGTGTCGCGTTAGATAGCGGGTATTATAAAAAAGACATTTTAAAATTTTTAGAAGAGAAAAAGATATTTTCTGTGATTGGGTATAGACGTTTTCATCGCAATCCTGACCATAAGTTTTTTCGATATGATTCATCTAGAGATTGTTTTACGGATACACGTACGGGAGAAATTTACACCTACAGAAACATTGATAGACAAGGATATAAACAGTATCGTATAAGCGATAACAGTAATAAACGGATACTACGTCGCGCGATAGATGCTGATGTATACGATAGATGTCGTGAGCGTCGATTATCTACGTTTGGGAAAGCACTATATAAACGACGGAAAGAAACGATTGAGCGTAGCTTTGCAGACTCTAAACAAAATCATGGGTATCGGTTTGCACAATATAGAGGAGTAGCCAAGATGCAGCAGTACACTTGGTTATCTTGTGCTGCCCAAAATATGAAAAAAATGGCAATTCTACTCACGAGAGATAGCCATTTTTTACAATATAGTTTTTTATTTATCATTTTTAAATGTAAAATCCAACGTATTTTTCAAAACTGGAAAAATACGTTGGATTTTTTATCGCTATTGTCAACAATCTGA
- the sufC gene encoding Fe-S cluster assembly ATPase SufC, producing the protein MSILEIKDLHVSIEDKEILKGVNLVMKTGEIHAVMGPNGTGKSTLSAAIMGHPSYTVTKGEILLDGESVLDMEVDERARAGLFLAMQYPSEIAGVTNAEFMRAAMNARRDDDNKISVRDFIKKLDEKMALLDMPEEMAERYLNEGFSGGEKKRNEILQLLMIEPTFAILDEIDSGLDIDALKVVSKGVNAMRGNRFGSLIITHYQRLLNYIEPDIVHVMMGGKIVKTGGADLAKRLEAEGYKGIRDELGLDIEIDGE; encoded by the coding sequence ATGTCTATTTTAGAAATTAAAGATTTACATGTATCAATTGAAGATAAAGAAATTTTAAAAGGTGTCAACTTAGTCATGAAAACAGGAGAAATTCATGCCGTAATGGGACCTAATGGAACAGGTAAATCAACTCTATCAGCAGCGATTATGGGGCATCCAAGCTATACAGTAACAAAAGGTGAAATTTTACTCGATGGTGAAAGTGTTTTAGATATGGAAGTAGACGAACGTGCAAGAGCTGGATTGTTTTTAGCCATGCAATACCCAAGTGAAATTGCAGGTGTGACAAATGCTGAATTTATGCGTGCAGCCATGAATGCAAGACGTGATGATGATAATAAAATTTCCGTACGTGATTTTATTAAAAAATTAGATGAAAAAATGGCTTTATTAGACATGCCTGAAGAAATGGCAGAACGTTATTTAAATGAAGGTTTCTCTGGAGGAGAGAAAAAACGTAATGAAATTTTACAATTATTGATGATTGAGCCAACATTTGCTATTTTAGACGAAATCGATTCTGGTTTAGATATTGATGCCTTAAAAGTTGTCTCAAAAGGTGTGAATGCAATGCGTGGTAATCGTTTTGGGTCATTGATTATTACACACTATCAACGCTTATTGAATTATATCGAACCAGATATTGTTCATGTGATGATGGGTGGAAAAATTGTGAAAACAGGTGGCGCAGATTTAGCGAAACGTTTAGAAGCAGAAGGATATAAAGGTATCCGTGATGAGTTAGGCTTAGATATTGAGATTGATGGAGAATAA